In the Candidatus Zymogenaceae bacterium genome, TCGCCCCCCGCATTTCATAAAAAGAGCTTTCTTCCGGGTCCAGCTCGATGGCCCGGGTGAAGTCGGCGATCGCATCTTCATGGTGACCCGATACATAATTGGAGGATCCCCGTTTGTTGTAGTATACTGAGTTTTCAGGGTCCAGCTCTATGGCCCTGGTGAAACATTCGATCGCTTTTTCTCGTTCACCCGCGCTGCGATACTCATCCCCCTTTTTACACCACTCTTCGGCATCCTGCGCCCCGGCCGCAGCCGATACGCACACGAGGATTGTCAGCACTATAC is a window encoding:
- a CDS encoding tetratricopeptide repeat protein; its protein translation is IVLTILVCVSAAAGAQDAEEWCKKGDEYRSAGEREKAIECFTRAIELDPENSVYYNKRGSSNYVSGHHEDAIADFTRAIELDPEESSFYEMRGASYHVLGRYDDAVLDLTKAIELTIDNEAYYYYLRGSIYHDMGETEKAISDLKTACDLGENEACEALHFLGY